Genomic DNA from Prunus persica cultivar Lovell chromosome G1, Prunus_persica_NCBIv2, whole genome shotgun sequence:
TTGTTTCTAGACAAGCTTTTTACTTCcctattatcatttttttcaccgagctaattttcttttctcttgtcACATGGCAtagaattaataattaatctcATGACTGGGAAATATCAGCATGTGCTCTTATGTCTAAATAAAATGTAACTAAATGTTGTAATTGAGAGCTTTTTCTGCACctcattttaagttttaaccAAGTCTGTATAGAGTAGTACGTTAAACTTGTAAAATATTGCTGATACATGTTTTATCTCGATTGTTGGAAATGATTTTATCAAAGTTGTCTTATTTGCATTCTTTCTGCCTTTGATGCTAGGTGAAATTGTGAAATACCTATTTGAACAATACGGTAAAGGTAGAAAACCTACAGTGGGGCTTTTGGAAAGGTATTGATCCTCGAGTTCTTCTCATAGGACAAGAATGTTAAGTTTTCTGTACGAGTATAAATCACAAGTAAAACTATATTTCCTGTCCAATATCACTTAAATTATTAGCTTTAATGAAGAATCAGTTTGCTGATATGTTGTTTTGACTCTATAGTGATCCCATTTGATAATTATTGTAAATAAATCAACCTAAGTAAAAACAACTTAAGAAGTTAACATGGGTCTTAACTCTAACATGCATCAAGCCCGTGGGAAACAGATGACAGAaattatgttttaaatggGTGACTTGAAATATCAAGTGTGTATCGATTACAAGTGGTTTAACCTGGctattctcttctcttctctgtctctcttgCTCATATTAAATGTTGCTCCCTGTAGCACATTATTCACAGGATGGATGCCAACAATTTTTCGAGCAGGCAGAGGAATGACATTGTGGGAAAAGGCGAAGCGAGACCCACCACCCAAAAAACTGGAACTTTACTCATATGAAAATAATCCAGTGAGATAACGGTCTTTCATTGAGTATTTTCCATTGTATCATGATTTATGCATCACCAaatgttttcatatttgttggATATATAACAGATTGAGAATCGTAGTTTGTTTCCAATCAGTCTATGTTTGCCTACAAGGGGAACACGGATATAGGCTCTCATAATTTGGGCTTGGATCCTCCTTTTTCCTCCATATGCTTAACTGGTttctttgaaattatttttagtttgCAGACAATAAGTGTAGGACGTCGATGGATGTATTTAGAATTGGGAATTCAATTACATTTGTGTAGTGGACGCTTGGGCACACATTCAAAAAGTAGAGTAAGGTGCCAAATGGATGGATCTGTAAAGAAATCCGGAATTCAATTAGATTTGTCTATTGATGTGGACTCATGGACATGTATTCAGAAAGTAGTAGTCCCGAAGATGTGTGGTGAAATTTTAAGTTCATGGAAGAATCAATGAGGTTTCCAGGACTGTGGTCCTTGTGGGATTTGCAACAAATTGGTTTGAGAGAAAGAAGCTATGTAAATTTTTCAAAGATAGTCTATCTTATAGAAAATGGTACCCTCAACCTTCCTGAGGGTCAAGAAGACGGATTGAAACTACCGAAACATGGTTCCAGCAGTTCTTGAGGCATTCAGTGTAGATAATTCTATAGGTCTAGGGAAGCAACTCCACTGTTTAATTGTCACAGTCCTTTTGTTATCATTCTTTCCTCACCAATGGGCTTACATGTATGTACTCTTAAGTGTGCTGGAGTTGGAGGATTCGGTCAAAGTCTTCATTTGGATGTCTGAAAGGAACCCTATTTCAAGGAATTCCATGATTGTAGCTTTTTCTCATCATGGGGATGGCACTAGAGCATTACAATTGTGTGAAGAGATGGGAAGGGGAGGATGTACAAGGGTATCCAGGTAGATATGTTGTTGATTAGGAATCAATTGTTGAGTGTAGATTATTTGtatgaatttggtttctcTCATAGTGAAATTGGGTACTCTCCCTTGAAGTACAAATGATTTTGTTGAAGCACACATATATTTGTGTAGCTTTTGCCGTTTCTTGTTACAATCTAGGGGTACTGTTTTATTGTTGTCCTTTCATCATTATTTCCTTGACTAAGGGGTTTGTACGCAATAGCATGAAAGACATGTTCCAGACAAAGGATAGAATAATGGCCATTTCATTCCGTTTTACCGTGCTCAAACAGCCGGAATTTGGGGGAGAGGGGAAAAAATGACAGATGGGAAATGACAGGATCCGGGTCCTTCACAGTCTGCTTTAATTTGAGACCTGTCCTTCATTTGGACAACTTAGGGCATGTGATTGATCAAAGATCTATATAATTGTAGTTGTCAGTACAAAAATTTCTCAGTGTGACATTGTACATTTACAGATGAGGTCAAATCCCAGGATCATCTAACAATCATTTTCTGTATTCTATGCTGCTAGTACTTTGTACATAATTTTTACAGTGACTTATGGCATTTTGTgtaatttctaattttctcttcctctccatccttttctttttctttctttcaagtaTGCACGAATTGTGCGTGAGGCACTTTGTGAGTTGGAGCTTCCTTACATCCTTCAAAACGTGGGAGAAGGTTCCCTGCGATCAAAGTCACTGGATGCATCTGGATCCAAAGAGGTTAGTTTTTGAGAACAACTATCCCTTAGATGATGTTCTGCTGCAATAGAGTTTGACTGGAACTTATATCACATGATCATGATATGATGTAGCACTGACTTATTGTCTGCGCAATCTGGTTTTACTATGTTTCCAATGGTCTTGAGCTTTTTCTGCGGTAGTTATGTCATGAATGAGATTTTCATAGCTCTGTTGCGCTTTTTGCTCAATTATGCAGTAATTCTCTTAACAGCTTGTAAatgcttttggttttaattttggtaTATGTGGTAGGCCCTACTTAAGAGAACAAACAATTCaggtaaaaaattaattattaaacgTTTTCAATATCCTTCCGAGTCTCTTGTAAGTTCAgactatttttctttctgtgcGTGGTGATCTCCTGTTGAAAACCCTAAGGATGAAACTAAGAAAATTGTCTTCTTATAGGTTCCTTACCTGATTGATCCCAACACTGGTACTAAAGTTGGTGACTACAAGAAGATCCTGTCTTACTTGTTCCAGACATATTCAGCAGCCACTGTATAGTTTCAAAATCAGTTGTAAGTGGTTTAAcatgtgaaaataaaaatggactTAATTTTTACTCTTATGTACATTCTGTAACCAAATTTTAGTGGCAATAGGAAGTGGTTAATTGCCCTTAGGCTTTGTGTTCCACACATATTTGTATACTTGCACCAATTTTGAAGATATGGCAATATCTGCTTTGAATTGTCTATGTTATCTTTTGCTGATCTTGAATTGTTGACCACCAAGCAAACAAGCATGCTTTTAGCAGCTTTTCTTCTGCTTTTGGTCATATAATCTGAATAATTCTGGTACCTTGGGAAAACAATAGTTGACTATGACAACATTACTTATGGTggaaaaatttctaaaaatacatttcaattaagctttgtttttcttagtaatttaaaataaataaataaagctttGTTTTGTGTTATAATGTGACTTCATATATTGTCAAGACTCATGACAACAAAATCTCCTATCTTTGATTTCCAAGACTACTTTGATAACAAATAAACTGGCCGCAAATTGTCTCTAGTGTTTCTGTTTAATTGAATCTGTTAGTTAGCAACAAATTATGTATCCGGCAAGGGTGCTATTTCTTGAAGATTAGGGACGATTTTGATTTTCACTTGGACCGACCCGATGCATTTAAATCGGCATATTCATGCTTTCTATGGTGTGTCATGCTAGGTTTTAGACCCAGCATAGCCACTACAACCAAATTTGTGCTCGTATAATGTAGGTTGCCTTATACAGACCATTTCTTTGCCATAACCTTTGCACAAAAATGTAcagagaggaaaaaagaatacagaaaattgttataaaataattaaaagggaaaaagaagttTATTCACAAAACACAGCACCCTTTTTGCAACAATTTTAGGATGTTGTCTTTTTGTCGTGTAACTAAGTTTTAGTTACATCCATCGCATTTGTGCCGGGTAAATTGGTGAACTGAACGaaaacaagtgaaaaaaatacaGGAAAAATCCGTTCaagccaaaaccaaaattttttattttttttcagctcGGTTTGGTTCAGTTTATCGATTCAATTGCCCACCCATATGTAGAACAAATAGAACTCTTACTCCTTTTTCTTGTCCAACTTATCAAAACACTATGTAAACTTGCTTTGACCTTTTTATCAGGAAAACATGCCAGTTTAATGGAATATGGTGTGTGAAGAGCAATGGAGAGAGCGTGGAGTCGGTCTTACCGAAAACAAGAGCATTTGAATGAAAATTGTGGTTTCAAATTAACCTTTATTTCTATGTTTACTTTACTCTCCAATTTTATAAGTTCAGATTTACTACTCGCTGTAGTACAGCCTGCAAAACAGAGCGCTACACTGCAGAGAGAACTACAACTCTTTGAATCGCCTGGGAATTACCAAATTGGGATAACATAAAAAGTTCTTACACTGATTTGAAAGCGACCCTTGTCGTTTCACTATTCCACTTGTTCATCAATCTAATCTAATTGTAAAACACAcactcactctcactcactcactcactctctctctctctctctctctctctctctctctctctcttcaaagtTACAATGTAGAAATTAAGTAACAAATTCACATGCAGGCAGCAGCAGCTTCGGCAGCAACATGGTAACATCTACCCTCAACAAATTTCTGTCTGAATTGCTCAAAATTACCGGACTTAATTGCCTCCCTTACTGAGCAGAAGAATCCTATATAATGGTGAGTATTATGTCTGCAAAATTAAAGGACGATCTGATGATGACAACTAGGATGAATGATGATAACAAAGGTGATATGAgcataataatatttattggaAGCAACGTAGCACATACATTTCTAGTAGAGTCTGAGCCAGCATTTCGTGAACATTGAGCAGGTGATTGATGTAAGCTTTTGTATGATTCTTGCATGTATAGCAGTTACAATTTTCAACAATGGGTGATATATCTTtcctgaaaaacaaaacaaaggaaaatttATCAGGTTAAGAATAACTGCATCAATTATTTTTGGATCCATTTGACaataaatgattaaaaaaatatggtaaAACTTCAAGAAGTTTATTCACAAAACACAGCACCCTTCATGACGATGCAATGCAGAAAATGCTAAGCCCAAATAAGCCTACAAGTTGCCGTTTCCTAGTTCTTTACTTTTATATTATCAACgacttctgttttgttttctttaatgttACTTCactactttttattattatagactaatattttcttcaaaatcacTTACAAATGTCATGTGCCTAATTGCCTTATGTCATATTTCTCATGTCAAGTGGTATCACATCCGTGGTTGGATGTGGAAGAGGTTAAttgaattttgagaaaattggcGTGAACCCTTCGGTCGAAGTGAGAGATAGTGTTTGAGAAAGAAGAtttagaggaagaagaaaacccCTTATGTGATTCCTGACCAATTATTCAGGGGGTGTACAAGGTGGCTTGGAGAAGCAGCTAGTGCATACACCTGAATGATGAAGGATTTAAAGTAGAAGTTACTAGTATTATATAGGACGATGTTCTACAAATCAGGACTGCACATTTAAGCAAGAATTAACCAGATCAATTATCCAACTTCACAATCAGCCAAGAGAGCATTTCgctatatacacacacatatctAGAACGGATAACTAATATTAGGTGTTGGGTAAACAAGTTCGTAAAGTCAAACTTGGTATCTACTAGCTAAAATTGAACCTAATAGACAAAATCTGAAACCAATAACTCATAAACACTGTTAGTGCAGCAAGTAGACAGAGAAGTCATCAGTTACCTGTAAACTGTTGCTCTCAAATTAATCTTTGTCTGGTCACTTCCTATATTATCAGATGTATTCATCTCAACTCCATCTAGTGGGAACGTAAGTGCAAAGCCACCAAGGGTAAGATGGCATAGATACCTGCAAATACATATCCTCACCTTTTGAATCATGGTAACAACACGGATAATGATATTTAAAATTGTTAGAACACTGAGCTACTCACGTAGAATCAAAGACATCAATGCCTGCAGCAACCCCCTGCAAGATCTCCTCTGTAAGATAAAAGCATGAGTTCATTTGCTGAtaaatttgaatgaataaCCAGGTATTTAAGCGAAGGTACATTTAAATATTGCAAACGTTTTCCTTTAACGCATTGCCCTAAGTTCCTAACAACTGCAAAACTGAAGTTACTAGccaactttttccttttcaatgaTAGGGACGacaattaaattttaacttcCCAATCGAAGTGGACCAGCCATCCCCAAAAAGTACCACCCTCGAACTACAAGAAACAGAATATCAAGAACACAACAAGGAACAAAACAGCACCAATCCtaacagaaaacagaaaaataatcaaacacaCTACAAGCAAAAACCTAGAACCAGTTCcataatttaagaaaaagaaagggaatttGCAAAGTGgggaagaaattgatggcCAAAGTAATGAACAGAATCTGGCCTTACTCCATCCTAAAAGCAATCTTCAGACTCCTAAAATTTTCCACGATAAATTAATTAGGCCGTTTATTTCGGTCCAAAGCACCAACACACCGCATCCCCACAAGATCTTTGCCTTCTCCCCACCACCACATCCACTTACTAGCCAACTTGATACACACTACACCTCAGTTGATAGTTAAGATGACAGATTAAATGTCATACAATACTGTACCCTCATTTCATATGTGCGGCAAGTGATACAGATAACATAGTATATTCTTAATTGAAACCATGTGAATTCCCTCAGAAGTCTAGATGTCTCAAACAGGGATAGATAGAACCAACAACTCATTGTAACAATGGTACACCTCTTACCTGGAAGTCCAAGTCCCGTGATCAAGCGTGGCTTCTCCTCTTGTAAGATATCCTGAACATTTTATATGACTATTagatatcaaaataaaaaaggaaaacataaactgttttatgttttcttttttggcataTGAAAACTAAGAATGCTGCATGTAAAACAAGTAACGCAAGTCATTGATCAAGTTCAGGGGAAAATTGAAGGTTCCACCAGCTTGTGACTTACAGTAACAGCATTAAGAAGAGCAGGGCGCTCATCCATGCTCTCTCCAAGCCCAAAACCTCCGATCCAGTAACCTGGGAAAAAGATGTTTTCATATCAATTGTATACCAGTATAGTTAAATATACATCAAGCTACTAGAACTATAAATACACAAGAAATCCAAATGAATTCTGGTTTCTTATGTATCTCAGTGTATTTATAAAGGATTTAAATGCTCAGGAAATTATTGGAAACCCCCTACTAAAGCCCAATTCCTTTAGGCCTCCTTTTGTTTGCGGAAAAGATTTGATGGGAAATAATTCCCATGTCGTTCCCAAGGAAtgggaaatggaagattccttccccatgtttggtaatgcaGGGAAAGTAACCAGGAAAtaccactttatttcctttcccatgtttggtttgtgtaggaatgtaaaacaaagtttatgtaattttccaattatacccatgtgaaatcaaatttaaaaaagaatgcatttaatgctatattgtaattctataTTGTTAATGGGAACAAAATGGTCATAAAAAATTTGCATTTAATGTTGGCCCATTTTCCCAAAGTTTCCCATGGGAAGGGAAAATGAAACCCAAGTGGGGAGGAGGGTTACATTTTCCCCCTTATTTTCCCATGTGCCAGGCAACCATTTCCCATGCCTAGAGTtaccattttcttttggtggTCCAGATGTTTTTGTTAGGTTTTCAGTCGTTTTTAATTGATCTTAAAGTTATTCTTGGTCTATGTAATTTTGGACAAGGATTCCTTATCCACAATTTGTACAGAGTTTCCTTGATTTAATAATATTTCGCTTCtcttgaaaaaagaaattcaaatgagTTCTTAGAAATGTTACAACATACAAGtccaaaaaaaaggaagaaataaagAATTGCAGAAACCTGATAAATTTCTGCGGGCAGCTTCTTGCGCACATCGTTCACGTTCTTTTACAGAACACCCTCCAACAATGGATCCAAAGACAGGTCCACCTGCCTACATTTTGGAGGATCAATATATTTCCATAATTTATAATTGAGTAAACCATTTATGGCATCAAGTCAATCATATTGAAACTCGAAGAAATGCTGATTACCACTTTTCACAACTATCAATAATCAAAGTGAGAATCAATCTCCAATGAAAACTTGGTAGAAGCTAAGGTACACAAATTTGCTATCACACTGGAATATTAAGGACGTTTGTATAAATCAAGTAACTTTTTCCACCCAAGGAGCTTGGTATCTGTTTTCAGAGGCTTAACTTAAGTGGCAAAAATACACATCCCTAGAggcctttttctttatttccatCAATATCTGTGGTTTGCTTGACTTCCTGGACTTATGAGTAAGCGCAACTCTCCAAAGAGTTTTTGAGGTTGTTAATTCCTATCTATTTTCAGTTAGAACATTCCCTTCACTGAACGCCAACTGCTAGGTTTGCTAGCAGCACACCTTGTATGTATCCCATATGCAAGTGAAGTGAGTGCATATGCATGTAGATATGATACTGGTTACATCTCTAAAAGTTAGGTCTTTTACCGGATTTAGCGCAATGCATTCATCAAGCCATCT
This window encodes:
- the LOC18793025 gene encoding queuine tRNA-ribosyltransferase accessory subunit 2 — encoded protein: MKFAVKAWSSGKARAGVLQLGSCPGPIETPSLLLSTRKGLPHFIPPDLLYSLPSPDSHLFHVSSLHFLEGLSPQTISKIGGLHQMLGLPEHGFVCIPRDSIQCLPECNSSNKFGASFETPCGRRLIKPVEYVELISSLRPNIWTTLADEVPTWVSEKRNKTSVDRTIRWLDECIALNPAGGPVFGSIVGGCSVKERERCAQEAARRNLSGYWIGGFGLGESMDERPALLNAVTDILQEEKPRLITGLGLPEEILQGVAAGIDVFDSTYLCHLTLGGFALTFPLDGVEMNTSDNIGSDQTKINLRATVYRKDISPIVENCNCYTCKNHTKAYINHLLNVHEMLAQTLLEIHNTHHYIGFFCSVREAIKSGNFEQFRQKFVEGRCYHVAAEAAAACM